One window from the genome of Hippoglossus hippoglossus isolate fHipHip1 chromosome 10, fHipHip1.pri, whole genome shotgun sequence encodes:
- the LOC117769817 gene encoding pre-mRNA-splicing factor SLU7-like, translating into MSSVMTEQPGTTDQTSATSEGILGLDEPKKMTREDCRIKKELEEQRKLGNAPAEVDEEGKDINPHIPQYISSVPWYIDPSKRPTLKHQRPQEEEEVPYSNIGEWYKRGVQENAVTTKFRKGACENCGALTHNKKDCFERPRKVGARFTGSGIAPDEHSQVQLDLDYDGKRDRWNGYDPEDHHRIVEEYAKVDLAKRTLKAQKIQDELASGKLDQIHGEHDSEDEDEDKYADDIDMPGQNFDSKRRITVRNLRIREDTAKYLRNLDPNSAYYDPKTRAMRENPYSNTGMNPDEVGYAGDNFARYSGATITMAQTQLFAWEAYERGSEVHLQADPTKLELLHLSFKDKKEDFKEQQRESILEKYGGQEHLDAPPRELLLAQTEDYVEYSRHGAVLKGLEKAVVRSKYEEDVIINNHMCIWGSYWKDGYWGYKCCHSMVKQSYCTGETGITVNNTDCVPFEEGLTEPQEEEQPKTLLELRNVGFCPRSRGQTQRAHRCIMQIDERKRPYTSLQEVKAPTEEELEAFRMKRCRSDDPMASFLEK; encoded by the exons ATGA GCTCAGTCATGACCGAGCAGCCCGGCACCACCGACCAGACCAGCGCCACCTCGGAGGGCATCTTGGGCCTGGATGAGCCCAAGAAGATGACCAGGGAGGACTGCAGGAtaaagaaggagctggaggagcagaggaagctggGAAACGCTCCAGCTGAGGTGGACGAGGAGGgaaa GGACATTAACCCTCACATCCCACAGTACATTTCATCAGTGCCATGGTACATCGACCCGTCTAAAAGGCCCACTTTAAAGCATCAGAGaccacaggaagaagaagaagtgccGTACTCAAACATTGGAGAGTGGTATAAGAGAGGAGTGCAGGAG AATGCTGTGACCACTAAATTTCGTAAAGGAGCTTGTGAAAACTGTGGTGCCCTGACGCATAACAAGAAAGACTGCTTTGAG CGTCCCAGAAAAGTTGGGGCGAGGTTCACGGGCTCAGGAATAGCTCCAGATGAACACTCTCAGGTCCAGCTTGATTTGGACTACGATGGGAAGAGGGATCGCTGGAATGGTTACGACCCCGAAGACCACCATCGCATTGTGGAAGAGTACGCCAAAGTAGACCTG gCCAAAAGGACTCTGAAGGCACAGAAAATTCAGGACGAGTTGGCGTCTGGAAAACTGGACCAAATT CATGGGGAACATGACAGcgaagatgaggatgaagataaATATGCAGATGACATTGACATGCCTGGTCAGAACTTTGACTCCAAAAGAAGAATTACTGTCAGGAATCTGCGTATCAGAGAAGACACAGCTAAA taCCTGAGGAATCTGGATCCAAACTCCGCCTACTATGATCCAAAGACTCGAGCTATGAGAGAGAACCCGTACTCCAACACTGGCATGAACCCTGATGA GGTGGGGTATGCTGGAGACAACTTTGCTCGCTACAGTGGGGCCACAATCACCATGGCTCAAACGCAAT TGTTTGCCTGGGAGGCCTACGAGAGAGGATCAGAGGTTCATCTGCAGGCCGACCCCACCAAGCTGGAGCTTCTCCACCTGTCcttcaaagacaaaaaagaggACTTTAAGGAGCAACAGCGGGAGAGCATCTTGGAGAAG TATGGAGGTCAAGAACACTTGGACGCTCCACCACGGGAGCTGCTGTTGGCCCAGACAGAGGACTACGTGGAGTACTCTCGTCACGGCGCTGTCCTGAAAGGACTAGAGAAGGCTGTCGTCCGCTCCAAGTACGAGGAGGACGTGATAATCAACAACCACATG tgtaTTTGGGGCTCTTACTGGAAGGACGGCTACTGGGGCTACAAGTGTTGTCACTCCATGGTCAAACAGAGTTACTGCACAGGAGAGACTGGAATTACTGTA aacaacACAGACTGTGTTCCATTTGAAGAAGGTCTCACTGAACCACAGGAGGAAGAACAGCCCAAGACTCTGCTGGAG TTGCGCAATGTCGGCTTTT GCCCTCGAAGCagaggacaaacacagagagcacaTAGATGCATAATGCAGatagatgagaggaagaggccGTACACCAGCCTGCAGGAAGTGAAGGCGCCCAccgaggaggagctggaggcctTCCGCATGAAGCGCTGCCGGTCAGATGATCCCATGGCATCCTTCCTTGAAAAGTGA
- the c1qtnf2 gene encoding complement C1q tumor necrosis factor-related protein 2 isoform X1: MLQMYVLLCLLSVVIPQSTNSSSKKGRNITIHSSQLVCSLPGPVGPAGNPGAHGSPGAMGPMGPPGKDGLDGKDGEKGEKGEGGDAGRTGNPGKPGVKGREGVIGKAGPRGLRGLRGTPGLAGKRGPKGVLGDVGQEGAPGGCNCNRAARSAFSVAMTKSYPKERMPIRFSRILLNEGNHYNVSSGKFVCIIPGVYYFTYDITLANKHLAIGLVHNGKYKIKTFDANTGNHDVASGSTVLHLQQEDQVWLQIFYSEQNGLFFDPFWTDSTFTGFLIYPDQDFLNEADTKANAKDDS, translated from the exons ATGCTCCAGATGTATGTGTTGCTCTGTTTGCTGTCAGTTGTCATCCCCCAGTCAACAAATTCCTCATCCAAGAAAGGTCGCAACATCACCATCCACTCCTCCCAGCTGGTTTGCAGTCTGCCAGGTCCAGTGGGGCCTGCGGGGAACCCAGGAGCCCATGGATCACCAGGGGCCATGGGACCCATGGGGCCGCCTGGGAAGGATGGGCTGGATGGGAAGGATggggaaaagggagaaaagggagaaggAG GGGATGCAGGAAGGACTGGGAACCCAGGGAAACCTGGTGTAAAAGGCCGTGAAGGTGTTATCGGCAAGGCCGGACCCCGGGGGCTGAGGGGGCTTCGTGGAACGCCAGGGTTGGCTGGAAAACGGGGACCAAAGGGAGTGCTGGGTGACGTGGGCCAGGAAGGGGCCCCTGGAGGCTGCAACTGCAATAGAGCGGCCCGCTCAGCCTTCTCCGTGGCCATGACAAAGAGCTACCCCAAAGAACGAATGCCCATCCGCTTCAGCCGGATCCTGCTGAATGAAGGAAATCACTACAACGTCAGCAGTGGGAAATTTGTCTGCATTATCCCTGGAGTCTATTATTTCACTTATGATATCACTTTGGCAAATAAGCACCTGGCCATCGGGCTGGTGCACAATGGAAAGTACAAGATCAAGACTTTTGATGCAAACACAGGAAACCACGATGTGGCATCTGGCTCTACGgttctccacctgcagcaggaagACCAGGTCTGGCTGCAGATCTTCTACTCGGAACAGAACGGACTCTTCTTTGACCCTTTCTGGACAGACAGCACCTTCACTGGCTTCCTAATCTACCCGGACCAGGACTTTCTCAATGAAGCTGACACCAAAGCAAATGCTAAGGATGACAGTTAA
- the c1qtnf2 gene encoding complement C1q tumor necrosis factor-related protein 2 isoform X2: MGPMGPPGKDGLDGKDGEKGEKGEGGDAGRTGNPGKPGVKGREGVIGKAGPRGLRGLRGTPGLAGKRGPKGVLGDVGQEGAPGGCNCNRAARSAFSVAMTKSYPKERMPIRFSRILLNEGNHYNVSSGKFVCIIPGVYYFTYDITLANKHLAIGLVHNGKYKIKTFDANTGNHDVASGSTVLHLQQEDQVWLQIFYSEQNGLFFDPFWTDSTFTGFLIYPDQDFLNEADTKANAKDDS; the protein is encoded by the exons ATGGGACCCATGGGGCCGCCTGGGAAGGATGGGCTGGATGGGAAGGATggggaaaagggagaaaagggagaaggAG GGGATGCAGGAAGGACTGGGAACCCAGGGAAACCTGGTGTAAAAGGCCGTGAAGGTGTTATCGGCAAGGCCGGACCCCGGGGGCTGAGGGGGCTTCGTGGAACGCCAGGGTTGGCTGGAAAACGGGGACCAAAGGGAGTGCTGGGTGACGTGGGCCAGGAAGGGGCCCCTGGAGGCTGCAACTGCAATAGAGCGGCCCGCTCAGCCTTCTCCGTGGCCATGACAAAGAGCTACCCCAAAGAACGAATGCCCATCCGCTTCAGCCGGATCCTGCTGAATGAAGGAAATCACTACAACGTCAGCAGTGGGAAATTTGTCTGCATTATCCCTGGAGTCTATTATTTCACTTATGATATCACTTTGGCAAATAAGCACCTGGCCATCGGGCTGGTGCACAATGGAAAGTACAAGATCAAGACTTTTGATGCAAACACAGGAAACCACGATGTGGCATCTGGCTCTACGgttctccacctgcagcaggaagACCAGGTCTGGCTGCAGATCTTCTACTCGGAACAGAACGGACTCTTCTTTGACCCTTTCTGGACAGACAGCACCTTCACTGGCTTCCTAATCTACCCGGACCAGGACTTTCTCAATGAAGCTGACACCAAAGCAAATGCTAAGGATGACAGTTAA